The genomic interval GAATTTAAGAGCAAGCCTCTGCAAACATCAAGCATGACTGATACAGTTGTGACTCAGCAGGGCCAGCCTTCTCATAGCAGAGTGGCAACAAGACTCACCAGCATGTCATTTCTGAAAACAGATAGTGAATGTACACCTGAAGTGGACTGACAATGCCTTTCCCAGATATCTTTGCAGGTTGGTTATtgtgacacagtgacacagaggtGTAAGGATGCTCTTTATCCTCCATGAGGTCGACAGTCAAAGATTAGCTCTCACTACAGTTTGGTCGTGTACTGGTCGAGGCAACTCTGCTCTCGTTGTCTTTGTGGTTTCAAAGAGGaagtctctgcagtgttttcatgcacagcagtcacacagcataACTCTAATGGCCAGACTATTTTAAGAATATCGAAGAAATCATTTGAACGATGAAAATGATATattcatttgcaaacatttaGCAATGCTCTTTAACAAATTTGGTATTATGATGGCTCAAAGTCAGCCAAGGTGTTGCTGAGTCGCCCTGAAGTGGTGATGTGATGgtaatgtgttcatgttggtcTTAGCCTGAACGTCTCATGGTGTCCAACCACAGTGACCTGGTATTTCTGCCTGACAGTTGTGCCAGCACACAGGTATTCCATTGACTGTTGTGTCAACCAAACAGCTGCCATGATATGTTTGGAAAGGAGCAGGTGAGCCAATGAACATACAGCACGTGAATGTTACCAGCAGCATGAGCAACATGTGCCAATAGTAACCACAGCATGGCACTGGTTCTTTCTTTCAGCTAATCTTGAAACAAATATTTCAGCCACCGTTTGTGCGAAGCAatgttcacctgtctgtgcagACACTCACAACAACATCAAAGAGTCCACAGTGAAAATTACGTTAGAGAACGGTGGCACCAATTATTAGGCACACCACACCATTACTAATACATGGGACATTAAAGTCTGCAAAATGCTCCTCTAACAGCCACATTTATGAAAGAGTGAAGATCGAAGAGTGATTACAAATGCtgatgctgcaaaaaaaaggaCTGACGACACCATTGAGGGACATATTTCAAATGTAAcgtgcacaaaaaaaagaaaaaagatcgTCGATCTCTCTTCATGCAATGCATTAAATACAAACTGATCATGTGATCACTGACTCCAACTCAGGACGTTAGGTGGTTCTTCTCGTTGGCCAATCACAGTCTTCTCTTTGAAGAGCGGAGAACATATTGAGATTGAATTCATTCAGCACAGCATTTGGAACATGATGAAGACTCTGTGGTTGGCTTTGTATTTGACTTATCTGTTCTTGGGAAGAATCGGTAAGTTGTTTGTCATAATCTTATTTAATATGATGTAATACTTTGCAACGAGATTTGGATGATCAATTAAATCTGCTCTTTGTggatctcttttctcttcagctcagaCAACTGATCTGAAATCATCCACATATTTACATCAAGAGAGCGGATTTATATCAGTAAATGTCGGTGACAACGTGACTTTGCGATGTTTCTATGAAGGTAATGCAGTGATGTTCAACTGGTATAAACAAACTCTGGGACAGAAACCAAGACTCGTCTCCACTTACTACAAGTTTGACAAAAATGGAACTTTTCAcaatgaatttgaaaataatCTACGTTTCACATTAGATACTGAAATAGGTAAAGTTCACTTGCAGATGACAGATCTGCGCATTTCAGATTCAGCTACTTACTACTGTGTAAGTGGCTATTATGACACCTTTGAATTTGGAGAGGGcatttttgtcagtgtaaaGGGTTCAGGTGTGAACGTCCCAGCTTTGGTCCATCAGTCAGCGTCTGAGACCATCCAGCCAGGAGGCTCCGTGACTCtgaactgtacagtacacactgggACCTGTGATGAAGAACACAGTGTTAACTGGTTCAAAAACTCTGAAGAATCTCATCCAGGACTCATTTACACCCATGGAGGCAGGAATGAtcagtgtgagaggaaacccaacatacaaacacacacctgtgtctacAACTTGCCAATGAAGAGCCTGAATCTGTCTCATGCTGGGACCTACGACTGCGCTGTTGCCTCATGTGGACACATACTGTTTGGAAATGGGACCAAACTGGACTTTGAAGGTAAGACACTTTGTCGCAAAgattgtctcatttgtttaatgcTGATCAAATTtgctaaaaacactgaaagctcTGTAACATCTTCCAATGCTCATCTGTAGATGAGGcagactttctttctctcaccttGGTGTGTTTCTTGAGTGGAGCTTTGGCATTCACCACCATCCTGGTTGTTTTACTGGCGTTTGCAGCATATAGAATGTACAAGACAACCAGCTGCCAGTGCACAGGTAGGCTAAACTGTCATCCTTTAAATTTAACAGCATGTGTTCAATACATGTGATACTGAAGAACAGTAAAGAACTAAATGAAGGCTTTTTGTTACGGTTCACTCGTTCTCTCCACCCTGGAGGAAAAGATAATTCACTGAATAGGGCAGACTTGTAATGATATATGACTTGCTGCTGTACTTTTAGTGCTGCTCTTCATTGATTGTCCTGTGGCACCTCATGTGACACGTTTGAGTAAATAATAAAACCTAAAGTACAAAaactgtttcatcatttcagtccAAATTATCCAACTAGGTAATAACAATTGGTCCTCTCAAAACAAGCATCACAAATGTTGAAGAagcttttggtgttttttcacAACCAGAGTCTCAAACAAgatcttctgctgctgtggcttcCAATGCAGAGGTGAGTATTTTCAAAGTGTCGCACTACAAAAACTGTAATGTATTTAACAGCATACAGCAGAGCATGAACAAAGCGGCagactgttgttgctgtttgctgttgtggaTTGCATTATTTTTGGGGTATATCGGTAATTTTGTCACCAGCTTGAAAAGCAAAATCCACAGCAGGAGAGTTAACAACTGTCTCTTCTATAGTGATTTGTATTAGACTGAGCAGATTGGAATACATGTCTGCATCAGTCATGAGGCTGCTCAAATGGCAATAAAcccatttatattttattctcaGGGTTACCAAGATGCAGACAACCTCCATTATGCTGCTGTAAGGACAAACAAAGCCAGCAGAtcaacaagacagagagacgacacctggagtgaatgtgtgtactcCAGTGTTCGGCAGTAGAACTGgacatttggtttcatttgcacTTTGTATCTGTGCTACAAGACATTTTGTCAGATTTCAACTCCATGTACTGAATGTAAAGATGAACCTTGCAAAGCACCAATTAAACATGttccttcagctgcagttaaGCCGAGCTTCTTTGATGTGAGCGAGGTGCCAAATTTCCACTGTCACTACACTTGCAGTAGTTTacaatgtgcaaacacacagcttcacatAACTGCTGCCTGTGATGACTGAGGGCTCAGGGACTCCatggaggaaaatgacagaaaaacacagttgaCACCCACATCAAACTCTCAGCAACACTCTCTCAGAGTGAGCAGGACACAAATGCTCTGGCATGGCAAACATCAAGCAAATTAAATGTACTGAGAAACAACCAGAAGCACCAAACATGTAGCCTAACATGAGGAACAATAGTGTGCACCCACCCTCAGTGTATTCATGATGCATGAAATTGTTCACAGgctgtttactgtaaatatattcactgtacaccacaaaaacaaatgatgtcAGATTTTGTTAAACATCTGTGTCGTCGACAGTCAAAGATTAGCTCTCACTACAGCTTGATCGTGTACTTTTCAAGACAACTCCGCTGTCGTTGTCTATGTGGTTTCAAAGAGGAAgtccctgcagtgttttcatgcacagcagTCACGCAGCATAACTCTAATGCCCAGACTATTTTAAGAATATCAAAGAAGTCATTTGAACGATGAAAATGATATattcatttgcaaacatttaGCAAAGCTCTGTAACAAATTTGGTATTATGATGGCTCAAAGTCAGCCAAGGTGGTGCTGAGTCACCCTGAAGTGGTGATGTGATGGTAATGAGTTCATGTTGGTGTTAGCCTGAACGTCTCATGGTGTCCACCCACAGTGACCTGGTATTTCTGCCTGACAGTTGTGCCAGCACACAGGTATTCCATTGACTGTTGTGTCAATCAAACAGCTGCCATGATATGTTTGGAAAGGAGCAGGTGAGCCAATGAACATACAGCACGTGAATGTTACCAGCAGCATGAGCAACATGTGCCAATAATAACCACAGCATGGCACTGATTCTTTCTTTCAGCTAATTTTGAAGCAAATATTTCAGCCCCCATTTGTCCGAAACAATGTTCACCTCTCTGTGCAAACACTCACAACATCATCTGTGAGTCCATGGTGACATTTACATTAGAGAACGGTGGCACCAATCATTGGACACACCACACCATTACTAATACATGGGATATTAAAGTCTGCAAAATGCTCCTCTAACAGCCACATTTATTAAAGAGTGAAGATCGAAGAGTGATTACAAATGCTCATGCTGCAAAAAATAGGACTGACGACACAATTGAGGGACATATTACAAATGTAACGTGCcagatagaaaaaaaagatcGTCGATCTCTCTTCATGCAATGCATTAAATACAAACTGATCATGTGATCACTGACTCCAACTCAGGACATTAGGTGGTTCTTCTCGTTGGCCAATCACAGTCTTCTCTTTGAAGAGCGGAGAACATATTGAGATTGAATTCATTCAGCACAGCATTTGGAACATGATGAAGACTCTGTGGTCGGCTTTGTATTTGACTTATCTGTTCTTGGGAAGAATCGGTAAGTTGTTTGTCATAATCTTCTTTAATATGATGTAATACTTTGCAAGAGATTTGGATGATCAATTAAATCTGCTCTTTGTggatctcttttctcttcagctcagaCAACTGATCTGAAATCATCCACATATTTACATGAAGAGAGTGGATTTGTATCAGCAAATGTCGGTGACAACGTGACTTTACAGTGTTTCTATGAAGTTGGCGCAATGAGGTTTTATTGGTATAAACAAACTCTGGGACAGAAACCAAGGCTCGTCAGTAGTTACTACAAATTTGAAAAATATCAAACTTTTCACAATGAATTTGAAGATAATCCACGCTTCACATCGGGTAATGATAAAGGTAAAATTCACTTGAATATAACAGATCTACACAGTTCAGATTCAGCTACTTACTACTGTGTAAGTCGTGAATATGACACCTTTGAATTTGGATACGGcatttttgtcagtgtaaaGGGTTCAGGTGTGAATGTCCCAGCTTTGGTCCATCAGTCAGCGTCTGAGACCATCCAACCAGGAGGCTCTGTGACTCtgaactgtacagtacacactgggACCTGTGATGGagaacacagtgtttactgGTTCAAAAAGTCAGAAGAGTCTCATCCAGGACTCATTTACACTCATGGAGGCAGGAATGAtcagtgtgagaggaaacccaacacacaaacacacacatgtgtctacaacttgCCAATGAAGAGCCTGAATCTGTCTCATTCTGAGACCTACTACTGCGCTTTTGCCTCATGTGGACACATACTGTTTGGAAATGGGACCAAACTGGACTTTGAAGGTAAAACACTTTGTCGCAAACATTGTCTCATTTGTTAAATGCTGATCAAATTtgctaaaaacactgaaagctcTGTGACATCTTCCAATGCTCATCTGCAGATGAGGcagactttctttctctcaccttGGTGTGTTTCTTGAGTGGAGCTTTGGCATTCACCACCATCCTGGTTGTTTTACTGGCGTTTGCAGCATATAGAATGTACAAGACAACCAGCTGCCAGTGCACAGGTAGGCTAAACTGTCATCCTTTAAATTTAACAGCATGTGTTCAATGTATGTGATACTGAAGAGCAGTAAAGAACTAAATGAAGGCTTTTTGTTACGGTTCACTCGTTCTCTCCACCCTGGAGGAAAAGATAATTCACTGAACAGGGCAGACTTGTAATGATATATGACTTGCTGGTGTACTTTTAGTGCTGCTCTTCATTGATTGTCCTGTGGCACCTCATGTGTCACGTTTGAGTAAATGATAAAAACTAAAGTCACAAGAACTGTTTCATCACTATCAGTCCAAATCATCCAACTAGGTCATAACAATTGGTCCTCTCAAAACAAGCATCACAAATGTTGAAGAagcttttggtgttttttcacaaccagagtctcaaacaagatcctctgctgctgtgacttcCAATGCAGAGGTGAGTATTTTCAAAGTGTTGCACTACAACAACTGTAATGTATTTAACAGCAATACAGCAGAGCATGAACATAGCGGCagactgttgttgctgtttgttgttgtggattGCATTATTTTTGGGGTATATCCGTTATTTTGTCACCAGCTTGAAAAGCAAAATCCACAGCAGGAGATTTAACAACTGGCTCTTCTATAGTGATTTGTATTAGACTGAGCAGATTGGAATACATGTCTGCATCAGTCATGAGGATGCTCAAATGGTAATAAAcccatttatattttattctcaGGGTTACCAAGATGCAGACAACCTCCATTATGCTGCTGTAAGGACAAACAAAGCCAGCAGAtcaacaagacagagagacgacacctggagtgaatgtgtgtactcCAGTGTTCGGCAGTAGAACTGGACATTTGGCTTCATTTGCACTTTGTATCTGTGCTACAAGACATTTTGTCAGATTTGAACTCCATGTACTGAATGTAAAGATGAACCTTGCAAAGCACCAATTAAACATGttccttcagctgcagttaaGCCGAGCTTCTTTGATGTGAGCGAGGTGCCAAATTTCCACTGTCACTACACTTGCAGTAGTTTacaatgtgcaaacacacagcttcacatAACTGCTGCCTGTGATGACTGAGGGCTCAGGGACTCCatggaggaaaatgacagaaaaacaaagttgaCACCCACATCAAACTCTCAGCAACACTCTCTCAGAGTGAGCAGGACACAAACGCTCTGGCATGGCAAACATCAAGCAAGTTAAATATATTGAGAAACATCCAGAAGCACCAAACATGGAACGTAGCGTGAGGCACGAGCCAATCTGTCTGATAGCGTGCGCCCACCCTCAGTGTATTCATGATGCATGAAATTGCTCACAGgctgtttactgtaaatatattcattgtacaccacaaaaacaaatgatgacAGATTCGTTAAACATCTTTGAGGTCGACAGTCAAAGATTAGCTCTCACTACAGCTTGATCGTGTACTTTTCAAGACAACTCTGCTGTCGTTGTCTATGTGGTTTCAAGCAGGaagtctctgcagtgttttcatgcacagcagtcacacagcataACTCTAATGCAGGGCGGCTGttgctcaggaggtagagcggtcatctGTCAGTCAGGAGGTTggtccacatgccgaagtatcctcgggcaagatactgaaccacAATAAtcccccgatgctgtgccaccagtgtgtgaattcatatgtacgttgctttggataaaagcgtctgcctgatgactaattgtaattgtaattgtaaagtGCACAGACTATTTTAAATATATCAAAGAAATGATTTGAACAATCAAACTGATATATTCATTTGCAAACATTGagcaaagctctggaacaaatTTGGTATTATGATGGCTCAAAGTCATCAAAGCTAAAATGGTGCTGAGTCGTCCTCAAGTGGTGAAATAATAACTAGTAATTCTATAATGTTTGCAAATATGCACCcaattatttcagtgtttttcactgagAATACAGTGCATTGTTGGTAACATTGGCAGAAATCCTCAGGACCAGCTGTGCTTCAGGattaatgtgttcatgttggtgtTAGCCTGAACGTCTCATGGTGTCCACCCACAGTGACAAGGTATTTCTGCCTGACAGTTGTGCCAGCACACAGGTATTCCATTGACTGTTGTGTCAACCAGACAGCTGCCATCAGATGTTTGGAAAGGAGCAGGTGAGCCAATGAACATACAGCACGTGAATGTTACCAACAGCATGAGCAACACGTGCCAATAGTAACCACAGCATGGCACTGGTTCTTTCTTTCAGCTAATCTTGAAACAAATGTTTCTGGCCCCATTTATCTGAAACAATGTTCACAACATCTGGGAATCCATAAAGAAAATCACTGTAGAGAACGGTGGCACCAATCGTTGGACACAACCCACCATTACTAATAAATGGGATATTTAAAGTCTGCAAAATGCTCCTCTAACAGCCACAGGTCTTAAAGTGGGAAGATTGAAGAAAGATTACAAACAGTCAAGCTGCAAAAAATAAGACTGACAACACCATCAAAGGACATATTTTAAATGTAACAAATTTTGAAGaagtttttggtgttttttccgcaaccagagtctcagacaagatcctctgctgctgtgacttcCAATGCAGAGGTGAGTATTTTCAAAGTGCTGCGTTACTACAACTGTAATGTATTTAACAGCAATACAACAGAGCATGAACAAAGCGACAGTCTCTACTGTACAAACTGATCATGTGATCACTGACTCCAACTCAGGACATCTGGTGGTTCCTCTCGTTAACCAATCACAGTCTTCTCTTTGAAGAGTGGAGAACATATTGAGATTGAATTCATTCTACACAGCAGTTGGAACATGATGAAGACTCTGTGGTTGGCTTTGTATTTGACTTATCTGTTCTTGGGAAGAATCGGTAAGTTGTTTGTCATAATCTTATTTAATATGATGTAATACTTTGCAAGAGATTTGGATGATCAATTAAATCTGCTCTTTGTggatctcttttctcttcagctcagaCAACTGATCTGAAATCATCCACATATTTACATCAAGAGAGTGGATTTGTATCAGTAAATGTCGGTGACAACGTGACTTTGCGATGTTTCTATGAAGGTGACACAGAGTTGTTCAACTGGTATAAACAAACTCTGGGACAGAAACCAAGGCTTGTTTCCACTTACTACAAGCatgacaaaaatggaaattttcacaatgaatttgaaaatgATCCACGTTTCACATTAGATACTGAAAAAGGTAAAATTCACTTGAATATAACAGATCTACGCATTTCAGATTCAGCTACTTACTACTGTGCAACTAGCTATTATTACACCTTTGAATTTGGAGAGGGcatttttgtcagtgtaaaGGGTTCAGGTGTGAACATCCCAGCTTTGGTCCATCAGTCAGCGTCTGAGACCATCCAGCCAGGAGGCTCCGTGACTCtgaactgtacagtacacactgggACCTGTGATGGagaacacagtgtttactgGTTCAAAAAGTCAAAAGAATCTCATCCAGGACTCATTTACACTCATGGAGGCAGGAATGAtcagtgtgagaggaaacccaacacacaaacacacacctgtgtctacAACTTGACAATGAAGAGCCTGAATCTGTCTCATGCTGGGACCTACTACTGCGCTGTTGCCTCATGTGGACAAATAGTGTTTGGAAATGGGACCAAACTGGACTTTGAAGGTAAGTAAGATGAAAGCAGATGGTTCATACAGACAGTAGCTGTGGTTGTTATTTCCTCAATATTCTGCAGTTCTGTAAAGTCTCTTATAATCTGGATCTGCAGGTGAGGTGGAGACCTCTGTCTTAGTGTATTTCTTGATTGGAGCTTTGACATTCACCACCATCCTGGTTGTTTTACTGGCATATGCAGCATATGgaaagaacaacagaaacagctgtcagtgtggaggTAAGTTAACTTTCATTGATCACTTTTGATCGTGTGCATTTAGGTACTTAATACTGGAGGTTCATCCATTTGAAGTTGATATGGATTATAAAACCAACCAAATCAAGACAGAGGTCATAAATTGATGGAGGCTTTACACCGTTAAAACAGTCTTCTCACCACCATCTCAGTGAATTTTGAAagcttttgatgtttttaattcttAATCAGACTCAAGACCTTCAGCTGCCTTGACTCCAAATACTGTGGTGAGTATTTTTGAAGTACAGCAGAATGATCTTTTCTAAAGCACAGAAGTattattttctcagtgttgGTATATCAATGTGATCACTGTATTGCAcaggtgctgctgttgctctctTCAATACGGACATACATGCATCAGAAAAgcaatgtgtatttttatggtgattaaattttaaatgatgttttcttaTCAGGATTGTCAAGATTCAGACAGCCTCCATTACGCTGCTTTGAGGGAGCACAGGATCAACAGATCGACAAGACAGAGtcaggacacacaaaatgaatgtgtgtattcaaGTGTAAGGCAGTAGGAGCTGGAAATACATCAATTGTACTTTGTTTCTGTGGAAGAATAATGTGTCTATCGAGCTTTatgatgtcattttcttttgacaATCGGAGCATTGCTGTCAAATTTCACCACAATGTCCTGAATGTAAAGTCTTGCACTGCAGTAAACTAATAAAAAATGCTTTCCAAGCCTCCTGGATACAGTATGACCTGTGTTGTCAATTGTGCAATTTCTCTACTCTCAGTAAAACTGGACTtttcaacatgcaaacacacaactacacacaacTCATCTGTGTGGTGCCTGTGGGCTCAGGCACGTGAGAGagtgttcacactggaaaattAACATTCAGACTAAATCACTTCCCACAGTGGAGGACCTGCAGAGAGACTGTatgtctgtgctgcactgctcacAAAGCAAAAACCTTCAGCTCTGAGAGAGTGTATCATAGAAACAGGCCATCACAGGCCACACCTGTCTGTTTGATACCCCCACTGACTGGAAGATGCTCAGTCGTAGTGAGAAATCATTTCCTGCTCAGAGTTCAGTTCAAGTTATGAGACATCACATTCAAAGATGCAATTTGTGTTTGATGAAAAATTATTTTGATTATACATTCAGATgtgatttctctctctggcaGTCTTTCCCTGTTCACCagacaaaaaaagcatttgGACATTAACTGTGTCGTTGCAACTATTTGTTTCAAACAGTgattgagagaaagagaaagagagagctggtGGGAGAGCACAAGAGACTGTGAGAAAGCCAAACTTTACAGAACGTGAATCGATCTTGAAACATGACTGGGTTCTTCTTTCTGGTCACTTcaaaaggaaataaacagcatATACAACTCTTAGCAACAATAATGAACCTTGTATTAACACACCTCGAATTTAAGAGCAAGCCTCTGCAAACATCAAGCATGACTGATACAGTTGTGACTCAGCAGGGCCAGCCTTCTCATAGCAGAGTGGCAACAAGACTCACCAGCATGTCATTTCTGAAAACAGATAGTGAATGTACACCTGAAGTGGACTGACAATGCCTTTCCCAGATATCTTTGCAGGTTGGTTATtgtgacacagtgacacagaggtGTAAGGATGCTCTTTATCCTCCATGAGGTCGACAGTCAAAGATTAGCTCTCACTACAGTTTGGTCGTGTACTGGTCGAGGCAACTCTGCTCTCGTTGTCTTTGTGGTTTCAAAGAGGaagtctctgcagtgttttcatgcacagcagtcacacagcataACTCTAATGCCCAGACTGTTTTAAGAATATCAAAGAAATCATTTGAACGATGAAAATGATATattcatttgcaaacatttaGAAATGCTCTTTAACAAATTTGGTATTATGATGGCTCAAAGTCAGCCAAGGTGTTGCTGAGTCGCCCTGAAGTGGTGATGTGATGGTAATGAGTTCATGTTGGTGTTAGCCTGAACGTCTCATGGTGTCCACCCACAGTGACCTGGTATTTCTGCCTGACAGTTGTGCCAGCACACAGGTATTCCATTGACTGTTGTGTCAACCAAACAGCTGCCATGATATGTTTGGAAAGGAGCAGGTGAGCCAATGAACATACAGCACGTGAATGTTACCAGCAGCATGAGCAACATGTGCCAATAGTAACCACAGCATGGCACAGGTTCTTTCTTTCAGCTAATCTTGAAACAAATATTTCAGCCACAGTTTGTCCGAAGCAatgttcacctgtctgtgcagACACTCACAACAACATCAAAGAGTCCACAGTGAAAATCACGTTAGAGAACGGTGGCACCAATTATTAGGCACACCACACCATTACTAATACATGGGATATTAAAGTCTGC from Chaetodon auriga isolate fChaAug3 chromosome 24, fChaAug3.hap1, whole genome shotgun sequence carries:
- the LOC143317153 gene encoding uncharacterized protein LOC143317153; this translates as MMKTLWSALYLTYLFLGRIAQTTDLKSSTYLHEESGFVSANVGDNVTLQCFYEVGAMRFYWYKQTLGQKPRLVSSYYKFEKYQTFHNEFEDNPRFTSGNDKGKIHLNITDLHSSDSATYYCVSREYDTFEFGYGIFVSVKGSGVNVPALVHQSASETIQPGGSVTLNCTVHTGTCDGEHSVYWFKKSEESHPGLIYTHGGRNDQCERKPNTQTHTCVYNLPMKSLNLSHSETYYCAFASCGHILFGNGTKLDFEDEADFLSLTLVCFLSGALAFTTILVVLLAFAAYRMYKTTSCQCTESQTRSSAAVTSNAEGYQDADNLHYAAVRTNKASRSTRQRDDTWSECVYSSVRQ
- the LOC143317002 gene encoding uncharacterized protein LOC143317002, which translates into the protein MMKTLWLALYLTYLFLGRIAQTTDLKSSTYLHQESGFISVNVGDNVTLRCFYEGNAVMFNWYKQTLGQKPRLVSTYYKFDKNGTFHNEFENNLRFTLDTEIGKVHLQMTDLRISDSATYYCVSGYYDTFEFGEGIFVSVKGSGVNVPALVHQSASETIQPGGSVTLNCTVHTGTCDEEHSVNWFKNSEESHPGLIYTHGGRNDQCERKPNIQTHTCVYNLPMKSLNLSHAGTYDCAVASCGHILFGNGTKLDFEDEADFLSLTLVCFLSGALAFTTILVVLLAFAAYRMYKTTSCQCTESQTRSSAAVASNAEGYQDADNLHYAAVRTNKASRSTRQRDDTWSECVYSSVRQ
- the LOC143316999 gene encoding uncharacterized protein LOC143316999; its protein translation is MMKTLWLALYLTYLFLGRIAQTTDLKSSTYLHQESGFVSVNVGDNVTLRCFYEGDTELFNWYKQTLGQKPRLVSTYYKHDKNGNFHNEFENDPRFTLDTEKGKIHLNITDLRISDSATYYCATSYYYTFEFGEGIFVSVKGSGVNIPALVHQSASETIQPGGSVTLNCTVHTGTCDGEHSVYWFKKSKESHPGLIYTHGGRNDQCERKPNTQTHTCVYNLTMKSLNLSHAGTYYCAVASCGQIVFGNGTKLDFEGEVETSVLVYFLIGALTFTTILVVLLAYAAYGKNNRNSCQCGDSRPSAALTPNTVDCQDSDSLHYAALREHRINRSTRQSQDTQNECVYSSVRQ